Below is a genomic region from Geminocystis sp. M7585_C2015_104.
GACAGGGGGAACAAGTAATAGCAACCGAATTAACCACTCCCAGTATTCCTGATTTTTTATACTATGTGCCCCCAAGGGAAACGCTGGCGGCAATCCTGTCTCTTTCTCAGGAAGATCTGCACCCTAGTTTTACCGCCCAGGCGGTATCCTCTGGCCTACCCTTTCTGATTGTACCCCTTGCCAGTACCTCTGCCCTTTCCCGCGCCAGAATCAATTATCCTTTTTGGCAGGAAATTTTGGCTAAATCCCCGGCCCCTCACCTTTACCCTTGTGTGCCCTTGAGTGACAGACAATGGCAAGTACGGATGTTCGCACCCCTATTGAGTATAAAAGAAGATCCGGCCACGGGGTCAGCAGCCGCCGCCCTTGGAGCCTATTTAGCCAGACTGCAACCAGAAACAGATGGTAGATGGGAATGGCAAATCACTCAGGGGGTGGAGATGGAAAGACCCAGTAAAATTACGGTGATTGCTACTAAACAGGCTGGACAAACAAAAGATATAAGGGTAAAAGGAGAATGTGTTATTGTCAGCCAAGGGATTTTCCACCTGGACTGACGGGATAAAATAGAGGTGAAAGGTAAAACAGGAGGGAATATGGCCACGACCAGTGATTTCCGACAAGCCATTGAAAAGGCCAGAAACCGCGAGCTAGTGGGCCCCAATGTGATAGACAAGGCCCTGCCCTACTTAGGAGGGGGATTAGTCCTCACCGCAGTGGGGGTTTATGGAGGCTTGGGCATAATACAATCCAACCCTAGCCTTTTCATGTCCACCTTCTGGCTGGCTATTATTGCCGAGTTTATTCTCTTCTTCATTGCCAGTGGGGTAGCCGAAAGGGGGAATAACGCCAACGCTCTGCCGCTTCTTGCCCTCTATAGTACCCTTAGTGGTTATACTCTAAGTGGTATTGTGTTTGTAGCTCTCGGTACCGAGGGTGTTGGTTTTAACGGGGTTGCCCTTGCCGCTCTAGGTTGTGGAATTACTTTTGTAGTAGCAAGAAACATAGGCACGAATCTGAGTAAAGAGGACGGATGGGCATTGGGGGCCACCGTGGGACTGGGAATGGTGGCCCTTTTGGTAGTATTGTTGCTACAACTGGTGTTCTCCTTTTTCGGCATTTATACCCCCAGTTGGCTAGAAGTAGGGATTTCTGGGTTGGGTGTGCTTTTGTTTGTGGGGGCCTCTGTGGTAGACTTCTATGTGCTACCCAGGACTTACAGGGACAACCAATATTTAAGTGTGGCCCTCTCCATGTATTTGACCTACATCAATCTCTTTATTTTCATTCTCCGTCTCCTAATTGCCCTAAACCGTCGCGACTAGGGAATTGATAGAGATTAGTAGCATTGATGCTGTGGGTAAGAGTGCCCCCTTTTTCCTCTTACCCCTTTAACTGGCGGAGACTTTGCCCACAGAATCCATGGTTTTGAGATATTCGGTGTTGACGCCGGACTCCCTGACTAGAGCTATTTTGCCGGTGCGGGCAATTTCTTTAATGCCAAACTTGGTTAACATGGAGATTATGGCCGCCATCTTGCCCGGATCTCCCACCACTTCTAGGGTGAGGGTATCTTCAGATATGTCCACCACCTTAGCCCTGAATATCTGAACTATTTGTAACACTTCACTCCGGTTGCTGCTGTTGGCATGTACTTTTACCAACATCAACTCCCTTTCCACACAGGGCACTTCCGTTATGTCCGACACCTTAATAACATTAATCAGCTTGTTCAACTGTTTAGTGAGCTGTTCAATAGTCCTCTCATCGCCCGGCACTACCATTGTAATGCGGGAAATCCCTTCCTGTTCGGCAGGTCCAACCGCCAAACTCTCGATGTTGTAACCTCTACGGGCAAACAAGCCGGCGATTCTAGTCAATACCCCCGCCTCGTCCTCTACTAGGACTGATATCGTGTGTTTCATTTATATCTACCGCAAGGATAAGGGTTTACAATAACAACAATAAAACAAATTGTGGCCTGGGAGTCAGCAGAGGGAGAAATGTCCCCCTACCGGGGGTGGCACGGGGTTTAAGGGCATTTCAAGAGCGAAGTTGGGCAGTCTTGATATTCAGTTCTAGTTGTTGGTTGTTGCGAATGACGGTAAAACGGAGTGTTTGGT
It encodes:
- a CDS encoding PhzF family phenazine biosynthesis protein, producing the protein MRFNFYTLDVFANKVFCGNQLAVFPDASGLKTEIMAKIAREFNFSETAFVFPPSHKNANYLVRIFTPAGEIPFAGHPTIGTAFLLAYLDKSNSTQLILEEQIGLVPVKIYRQGEQVIATELTTPSIPDFLYYVPPRETLAAILSLSQEDLHPSFTAQAVSSGLPFLIVPLASTSALSRARINYPFWQEILAKSPAPHLYPCVPLSDRQWQVRMFAPLLSIKEDPATGSAAAALGAYLARLQPETDGRWEWQITQGVEMERPSKITVIATKQAGQTKDIRVKGECVIVSQGIFHLD
- a CDS encoding US12 family protein, encoding MATTSDFRQAIEKARNRELVGPNVIDKALPYLGGGLVLTAVGVYGGLGIIQSNPSLFMSTFWLAIIAEFILFFIASGVAERGNNANALPLLALYSTLSGYTLSGIVFVALGTEGVGFNGVALAALGCGITFVVARNIGTNLSKEDGWALGATVGLGMVALLVVLLLQLVFSFFGIYTPSWLEVGISGLGVLLFVGASVVDFYVLPRTYRDNQYLSVALSMYLTYINLFIFILRLLIALNRRD
- the ilvN gene encoding acetolactate synthase small subunit produces the protein MKHTISVLVEDEAGVLTRIAGLFARRGYNIESLAVGPAEQEGISRITMVVPGDERTIEQLTKQLNKLINVIKVSDITEVPCVERELMLVKVHANSSNRSEVLQIVQIFRAKVVDISEDTLTLEVVGDPGKMAAIISMLTKFGIKEIARTGKIALVRESGVNTEYLKTMDSVGKVSAS